AAAACAGCTAGTAACCATAACTGTTTTAACAAGATTCCTCAAGTTCACTTTGGTTCAGCTGCAGAGttagttatgttgattttttagttttgttttcggGTTGGTTCTTTTGTATTTTGGTGCACGTATATAAGTGAACCTTGCATCATTATTTATGTACACAGATTTAGAGAGCactaagagaaaaagaagagagaaagagagagttcaGTGAGTTGTAGTGGTTGGAGTTAAAGAGAGAGCATTATTTGTGTACactgttgttgatgacagtgttcaatgttttaaactaatttgtagattgttaatacaatgttgaatgttcttactttttgttatttgaaaatcaagttcgtttgatgatgctagtatatattagaaagttaattttaattatataaaaaaaattaaaatataatataataaattagtgatatataaataaaatatataatgagaatttaaacatatctaaatataacaataatacgaaaattgagttataatatttattacaataacactttttatgcaaagaattatattatgcaaacttcattatataacacaaataatgtgttatactaaagtgtagtataacacaaaaaatatgttatactaaagtatagtataacacaaaaaaattgttatataatcaactataaataacataattaaacacttatctatatattaaaataacacagaaattgtgttatcgttgacagtacaataacacatctgtataacgctgataaagtgttatgtaaagtaccctgacctacgataacatagtcggtcttaacacatcagaaagtgttattgtatgttttgataacacattttcggtgttattaaaagcattttttcttgtagtgtgataCAGAATATCATACAGAGATACAAAATATCACACACTTAGTCTTTTTCTTTCTTTAGTCTCTGTAGTATTTTATGGTGATAGAAGGAAGGTTTGTTTCGAGTTCGCCTAAGCAGACTCAGTGGTGCATTCGTCCTGCTTGATAGctgttgtatcctgggaagtggttgctcacgaattctctagcaccgttcaggtagagggggcaaatctgctttaaaAAAAGCGTGTTTCGCGCGCCTCGACTTTGGTTTATTCattctattgtattttttttttcatttctgttcttcaattaaatatattaatatatatttcgtTCTTCTCCgctatattatttctaacaacTTTTTCCGAACCCCCAAATGAGATTCCATTCCCTCTATTTAAAGGCATCAGTCTTTAAAAGACTTAAGCCACTTAGGATTacaacaaataagaaaacaagtaTCCTAATTACAAGTCAGACTAAAGTCTTATTGCCTAGCTGTCCAACAGACTATTTTACTCTTATGTGAGAAACCTGATAAGTCCTAGGCCTATCATTAATAAACCTTGAGAGTTTGCTCTTCATTGACATATTGTCTCCAAAGAAACCGTTTTGCATTTAAGAGATTATAATTATCAGAtattaaaagaagaaaaagaagtagAAGTCCACAACAGCAGTtctcttttcctttccttttccttttcctttgcaTTTGGGAACCAAGATGATAATAAGCTCCCAATTTGAGCCATCTTTACCGGAGTAATTACATAATAATTGAAAGGAATTTCTGTTAATATATCTGACTCTCTGATCTGGCTATTCTGATATTTGCAAGCCGTTTTGCATGGAAGTTAGTGACCAACATCCTTATCCATGTGAAGCGAAAACCCAAACTACAAGTAATCGTGGCTCTCACTGGAGTGTTTGTCATGTTCTGTACTATGTTGATGGAACTTTCTAATTGGTTAGATCATGCAGGTGTCAGGAAATGCAATGCAGGCTAGCGGGTCCGTGATAATATAAAAATCTTATTGCAGAGAATCGTAAATGAATGTTGACTATCATCTTGTACACGTGTAACATTTTCCGCCTACGTGGCACCAAAAGGTTTATCTAACTGACACCTGTTTTGACTAGATCTTTTTTATCATCCTTCTTTATAATATTCCAAGTTCTGCTATGCTCAATAGATCTTCACATCATACAACTCTTCTGCTTCAAGTTTAGCTCAAATAATTTTCTCCACTTCACCACCACCATGGGCTCAGAAACTTTGATTGAAGTGATATTGGCAATACTCCTTCCTCCAGTGGGTGTCTTCCTACGCTATGGTTGTGCGGTAATAATCTTATACCAAATTGTCTAATGtctatatatacacataaacataTTACATATATCTATTCTTTACTTTAGAGGCCTCTTTTTTTTGCAAAGGTTGAC
This genomic interval from Humulus lupulus chromosome 8, drHumLupu1.1, whole genome shotgun sequence contains the following:
- the LOC133794408 gene encoding low temperature-induced protein lt101.2, translated to MGSETLIEVILAILLPPVGVFLRYGCAVEFWICLVLTILGYIPGIIYALYVLVG